One stretch of Marinobacterium iners DNA includes these proteins:
- a CDS encoding F0F1 ATP synthase subunit epsilon, producing the protein MAMTVHCDIVSAEEQIFSGLIEFVSVTGSLGDLGIYPGHAPLLTELKPGPVELRKQGGEEDVFYVSGGFIEVQPHKVTVLADTALRAGDLSEAAALEAQKHAEHAMADKTGEFEYSRAAAQLAEAAAQLRTLQQIRRKIGK; encoded by the coding sequence ATGGCTATGACTGTTCATTGTGACATCGTAAGTGCCGAAGAGCAGATCTTCTCCGGCCTGATCGAGTTCGTCTCCGTGACAGGTAGCCTGGGTGACCTGGGTATCTATCCGGGTCACGCTCCGCTTCTGACGGAACTGAAACCAGGCCCTGTCGAGCTGCGCAAGCAGGGCGGTGAGGAAGATGTATTCTACGTCTCCGGTGGCTTTATCGAAGTACAGCCGCATAAAGTGACAGTGCTTGCTGATACTGCACTGCGTGCGGGTGACCTGAGTGAAGCTGCCGCGCTTGAAGCCCAGAAGCATGCTGAGCATGCCATGGCTGACAAGACCGGCGAGTTCGAATACTCACGTGCTGCGGCTCAGCTGGCTGAAGCAGCGGCTCAGCTTCGCACTCTGCAGCAGATTCGTCGCAAGATTGGTAAATAA
- the atpD gene encoding F0F1 ATP synthase subunit beta, producing MSSGRIVQIIGAVVDVEFPRDNVPKVYDALTVEKTGLTLEVQQQLGDGVVRAIAMGQTEGLSRGLETTNTGAPVSVPVGTATLGRIMNVLGEPIDECGPIGEEERYAIHRKAPSYADQAATNELLETGIKVIDLVCPFAKGGKVGLFGGAGVGKTVNMMELINNIATQHSGLSVFAGVGERTREGNDFYHEMQEAGVVNVEQFDKSKVAMVYGQMNEPPGNRLRVALTGLTMAEKFRDEGRDVLLFVDNIYRYTLAGTEVSALLGRMPSAVGYQPTLAEEMGVLQERITSTKTGSITSIQAVYVPADDLTDPSPATTFSHLDATVVLSRQIAELGIYPAIDPLDSTSRQLDPLVIGQEHYEIARGVQQTLQRYKELKDIIAILGMDELSEEDKQTVSRARKIQRFLSQPFFVAEVFTGSPGKYVSLKETIRGFDGILKGEYDHLPEQAFYMVGTIDEAVEKAKGL from the coding sequence ATGAGTAGCGGACGTATTGTTCAGATTATCGGTGCGGTTGTAGACGTGGAATTCCCGCGTGACAACGTGCCGAAGGTTTACGACGCATTGACCGTCGAAAAAACCGGCCTGACACTGGAAGTTCAGCAGCAGCTGGGCGACGGTGTCGTACGTGCAATTGCCATGGGTCAGACTGAAGGTCTGAGCCGTGGTTTGGAAACGACCAACACTGGCGCTCCGGTATCTGTACCGGTCGGTACTGCCACCCTGGGTCGTATCATGAACGTTCTGGGTGAGCCGATCGACGAATGTGGTCCGATCGGTGAAGAAGAGCGTTACGCCATCCACCGTAAGGCGCCGTCTTACGCTGACCAGGCAGCTACTAACGAGTTGCTGGAAACCGGCATCAAGGTTATCGACCTGGTTTGCCCGTTCGCTAAGGGTGGTAAGGTCGGTCTGTTCGGTGGTGCCGGTGTAGGCAAGACCGTAAACATGATGGAGCTGATCAACAACATCGCAACTCAGCACTCTGGTCTGTCCGTATTTGCGGGCGTTGGTGAGCGTACTCGTGAGGGTAACGATTTCTACCATGAGATGCAGGAAGCTGGCGTTGTAAACGTTGAACAGTTCGACAAGTCCAAGGTGGCGATGGTCTACGGCCAGATGAACGAGCCGCCGGGTAACCGTCTGCGTGTAGCTCTGACCGGTCTGACCATGGCGGAAAAATTCCGTGATGAAGGCCGTGACGTACTGCTGTTCGTCGACAACATCTACCGTTACACCCTGGCGGGTACCGAAGTATCGGCACTGCTGGGTCGTATGCCTTCTGCGGTAGGTTACCAGCCGACTCTGGCGGAAGAGATGGGCGTTCTGCAGGAACGTATCACCTCTACCAAGACAGGTTCCATCACGTCTATCCAGGCGGTATACGTACCGGCGGATGACTTGACTGACCCGTCTCCGGCAACCACCTTCTCCCACCTTGATGCGACTGTAGTACTGTCTCGTCAAATCGCGGAGCTGGGTATCTACCCGGCGATCGACCCGCTGGACTCCACCTCTCGTCAGCTGGATCCGCTGGTTATCGGTCAGGAACACTACGAAATCGCTCGTGGCGTTCAGCAGACCCTGCAGCGCTACAAGGAGCTGAAGGATATCATCGCGATTCTGGGTATGGACGAGCTGTCTGAAGAAGACAAGCAGACTGTATCCCGTGCGCGTAAGATTCAGCGCTTCCTGTCTCAGCCGTTCTTCGTGGCCGAAGTATTTACCGGTTCTCCGGGTAAATACGTGTCTCTGAAGGAAACCATCCGTGGCTTCGACGGCATTCTGAAAGGTGAATATGATCACCTGCCGGAACAGGCGTTCTACATGGTTGGCACCATCGACGAAGCTGTTGAGAAAGCGAAGGGCCTGTAA
- the atpG gene encoding F0F1 ATP synthase subunit gamma, with protein sequence MAVGKEIKTQIASIGSTRKITSAMEMVAASKMRKAQDRMQSSRPYAQSIRGVIQHLAKANPEYKHLYMQEREVKRVGFIIVASDRGLCGGLNVNAFKAAVSKMKEFHDRNIEVDICALGSKAITFFRNYGGNVVAAKGGLGDAPELEQLIGSVKVMLDNFDEGKLDQLFIVSNDFVNTMTQKPGVEQLLPLKAEDDDKTLNHHWDYLYEPDAKELLNGLLTRYIESLVYQAVVENNACEQAARMLAMKNATDNAGNLIDELQLVYNKARQAAITQEISEIVGGAAAV encoded by the coding sequence ATGGCAGTCGGAAAAGAGATTAAGACGCAGATTGCGAGCATTGGCAGCACGCGCAAAATCACCAGCGCCATGGAAATGGTTGCTGCGTCGAAGATGCGTAAAGCCCAGGATCGCATGCAGTCTTCCCGTCCGTACGCCCAGAGCATCCGTGGTGTTATTCAGCATCTGGCGAAAGCCAACCCTGAATACAAGCACCTCTACATGCAGGAGCGTGAGGTCAAACGTGTCGGCTTCATTATTGTGGCATCCGACCGTGGCCTCTGTGGCGGTTTGAACGTGAATGCGTTCAAGGCAGCTGTAAGCAAGATGAAAGAGTTCCACGACAGGAATATCGAAGTCGATATCTGTGCACTGGGCTCTAAGGCAATCACCTTCTTCCGTAACTACGGCGGTAACGTCGTTGCTGCGAAGGGCGGTCTCGGCGATGCGCCGGAACTGGAACAGTTGATCGGTTCGGTCAAGGTGATGCTGGATAACTTCGACGAAGGCAAGCTGGATCAATTGTTCATCGTATCCAACGATTTCGTGAACACCATGACCCAGAAGCCTGGCGTAGAGCAGCTGCTGCCGCTGAAGGCGGAAGACGATGACAAGACGCTCAACCATCACTGGGACTATCTGTACGAACCGGACGCGAAGGAGCTGTTGAACGGCCTGCTGACGCGTTACATCGAGTCCCTGGTCTATCAGGCCGTGGTTGAGAACAACGCCTGTGAACAGGCAGCCCGAATGCTGGCGATGAAGAATGCAACCGACAACGCCGGCAACCTGATCGACGAGCTTCAACTGGTATACAACAAGGCTCGTCAGGCGGCGATTACTCAGGAAATTTCCGAGATCGTCGGTGGTGCTGCTGCTGTTTGA
- the atpA gene encoding F0F1 ATP synthase subunit alpha — protein MQQLNPSEISEILKKRIEKLDVSSEARNEGTIVSVSDGIILIHGLADVMYGEMIEFPGGVYGMALNLERDSVGAVVLGDYQGLVEGMTARCTGRILEVPVGPELLGRVVDALGNPIDGKGPVNTKLTDAVEKVAPGVIARQSVDQPVQTGLKAIDAMVPVGRGQRELIIGDRQIGKTAIAIDAIINQKGTGIKCIYVAIGQKQSTIANVVRKLEEHGAMDHTIVVAAGAADPAAMQYLAPYAGATMGEYFRDRGEDALIVFDDLTKQAWAYRQISLLLRRPPGREAYPGDVFYLHSRLLERASRVNADYVEQFTKGEVKGQTGSLTALPIIETQGGDVSAFVPTNVISITDGQIFLEASLFNSGVRPAINAGLSVSRVGGSAQTKIIKKLGGGVRLALAQYRELAAFAQFASDLDDATRNQLEHGQAVTELMKQKQYSPMSVADMGLSLYAANEGFLKGVELDKIGAFEAALVAYFNSEHADLMAKVNEKGGYDDEIAAQFKAGIEKFKSTQTW, from the coding sequence ATGCAGCAACTGAATCCATCTGAGATCAGCGAGATTCTCAAGAAGCGCATCGAGAAACTTGATGTGTCTTCTGAAGCCCGTAACGAGGGCACCATCGTCAGCGTATCCGATGGTATTATCCTGATCCACGGTCTTGCCGACGTTATGTACGGCGAGATGATCGAATTCCCGGGCGGTGTCTACGGTATGGCACTGAACCTGGAGCGCGACTCTGTCGGCGCCGTAGTACTGGGCGACTACCAGGGTCTGGTCGAAGGCATGACCGCACGTTGTACCGGTCGTATTCTTGAAGTGCCGGTTGGTCCGGAACTGCTTGGTCGCGTTGTTGACGCGCTGGGTAACCCGATCGATGGCAAGGGGCCGGTCAATACCAAGCTCACCGACGCGGTTGAGAAGGTAGCGCCGGGTGTAATTGCACGTCAGTCCGTAGATCAGCCGGTTCAGACCGGTCTGAAAGCGATTGACGCGATGGTACCGGTTGGCCGTGGCCAGCGTGAGCTGATCATCGGTGACCGTCAGATCGGTAAGACCGCAATTGCGATCGATGCGATCATCAACCAGAAAGGTACCGGCATCAAGTGTATCTACGTTGCGATCGGACAGAAGCAGTCCACCATCGCCAACGTGGTGCGCAAGCTGGAAGAGCACGGTGCGATGGATCACACCATCGTTGTCGCTGCAGGCGCTGCTGATCCGGCTGCCATGCAGTACCTGGCACCGTACGCCGGTGCGACCATGGGTGAATACTTCCGTGACCGCGGTGAAGACGCGCTGATCGTATTTGACGACCTGACCAAGCAGGCTTGGGCATACCGTCAGATCTCTCTGCTGCTGCGTCGTCCGCCGGGCCGTGAAGCATACCCGGGTGACGTATTCTACTTGCACTCCCGTCTGCTGGAGCGTGCGTCCCGTGTAAATGCTGACTACGTTGAACAGTTCACCAAGGGTGAAGTGAAAGGCCAGACCGGTTCTCTGACCGCGCTGCCGATCATCGAAACCCAGGGTGGTGACGTATCTGCGTTTGTACCGACCAACGTAATCTCCATCACCGATGGCCAGATCTTCCTGGAAGCCAGCCTGTTCAACTCTGGCGTACGTCCTGCGATCAACGCAGGTCTGTCCGTATCCCGAGTGGGTGGTTCTGCCCAGACCAAGATCATCAAGAAGCTGGGTGGCGGTGTGCGTCTGGCACTGGCTCAGTACCGTGAGCTGGCAGCGTTCGCGCAGTTCGCTTCCGACCTGGATGATGCTACTCGTAACCAGCTGGAACACGGCCAGGCCGTAACCGAGCTGATGAAGCAGAAACAGTACTCTCCGATGTCCGTCGCCGACATGGGTCTGAGCCTGTACGCTGCCAACGAAGGCTTCCTGAAAGGTGTCGAGCTGGACAAGATCGGTGCATTCGAAGCAGCCCTGGTCGCCTACTTCAACAGCGAACACGCTGATCTGATGGCGAAAGTGAACGAGAAAGGCGGTTACGACGACGAAATCGCGGCTCAGTTCAAGGCTGGCATCGAGAAGTTCAAGTCTACCCAAACTTGGTAA
- a CDS encoding F0F1 ATP synthase subunit delta, which translates to MAELNTVARPYTKAAFEYAREKGNLDQWSQTLSLVAMAASDSLMTRVLSNPSLSGEQKADVVLSVLDAKADEAGKNFVRLLAENGRLSLLPEISVQFERLKANLEKKVDVDLTTAFPLEDAQQEKLAKALSTKLGREVKLTSQVDKSIIGGVVVRSDDLVIDGSVRARLAKLAEAMNS; encoded by the coding sequence ATGGCTGAACTCAATACAGTCGCCCGGCCCTACACCAAAGCCGCATTCGAATATGCGCGTGAGAAGGGCAACCTCGATCAATGGTCTCAGACACTGTCACTTGTCGCCATGGCGGCCAGTGACAGCCTGATGACCCGAGTGCTGAGCAATCCGTCCCTGAGCGGCGAGCAAAAAGCTGACGTTGTACTGTCAGTGCTCGATGCCAAGGCGGATGAAGCAGGCAAGAACTTTGTTCGTCTGTTGGCCGAAAACGGCCGGCTGAGCCTGCTGCCAGAGATCTCCGTGCAGTTCGAGCGCCTGAAAGCCAATCTGGAGAAAAAGGTCGATGTTGACCTGACCACGGCTTTCCCGCTCGAAGATGCACAGCAGGAGAAACTGGCCAAGGCCCTCAGCACCAAGTTGGGTCGTGAAGTGAAGCTTACATCCCAGGTGGATAAATCCATCATCGGGGGTGTGGTTGTTCGCTCTGATGACCTTGTGATCGACGGTTCCGTTCGCGCACGACTGGCGAAACTGGCCGAAGCGATGAATTCCTGA
- a CDS encoding F0F1 ATP synthase subunit B: protein MNINLTIIGQAIAFFLFVVFCMKYVWPPITGALAERKKKIAEGLDAADRAKRDLQLAQEKAADGMRASKEEAAAIIEQANKRANQIIEEAKEQARVEADRVKASAQAELEQEVNRARETLRAQVATLAIAGAEKILEASVDEKAHAKLVEKLAAEL from the coding sequence GTGAATATCAATCTCACCATCATTGGTCAGGCCATTGCATTCTTCCTCTTCGTCGTATTTTGTATGAAATACGTCTGGCCACCGATTACCGGTGCCCTGGCTGAGCGTAAGAAGAAGATTGCCGAAGGGCTTGATGCGGCCGACCGTGCTAAACGTGATCTCCAGCTGGCACAGGAAAAAGCAGCTGACGGAATGCGTGCAAGCAAGGAAGAGGCAGCCGCCATCATTGAACAGGCCAACAAGCGGGCTAACCAGATCATCGAAGAAGCCAAGGAGCAGGCACGTGTCGAAGCCGACCGTGTGAAAGCATCTGCTCAGGCTGAACTCGAACAGGAAGTCAACCGTGCACGCGAAACACTGCGCGCTCAGGTGGCTACACTGGCAATTGCCGGTGCTGAAAAGATTCTGGAAGCCTCTGTTGACGAAAAAGCGCACGCTAAGCTGGTTGAGAAACTGGCAGCTGAGCTTTAA
- the atpE gene encoding F0F1 ATP synthase subunit C, with translation MEAMLYIAAALMLGLGAIGAAIGIGILGGKFLEGAARQPELVPLLRTQFFIVMGLVDAIPMIGVGLGLYVLFAVA, from the coding sequence ATGGAAGCAATGCTGTATATCGCTGCTGCGCTGATGCTGGGTCTGGGTGCTATTGGTGCTGCTATCGGCATCGGTATCCTGGGTGGCAAGTTCCTGGAAGGTGCTGCTCGTCAGCCTGAACTGGTTCCTCTGCTGCGTACTCAGTTCTTCATCGTAATGGGCCTGGTTGACGCGATCCCGATGATCGGTGTTGGTCTGGGTCTGTACGTCCTGTTCGCTGTTGCTTAA
- the atpB gene encoding F0F1 ATP synthase subunit A, protein MASGTVTSSEYISHHLTNLTFGNHPENGWSFAHGAQEAAEMGFWAINVDTMLWSVGLGLLFIWFFRKVAKSMTAGVPGGAQNFVETLIEFIDENVKSIFHHKNAVIAPLALTIFVWIFLMNLMDLVPVDWVPYIFAQMGVEYMKIVPTTDVNATGGMALSVFALIVYYSIKQKGVSGFLAELSFQPLPKIFAPFNLFLELVGLLAKPVSLALRLFGNMYAGEMIFILIALLPFWAQWVLSVPWAIFHILVITLQAFIFMVLTIVYLAMAHDDH, encoded by the coding sequence ATGGCAAGTGGAACAGTTACATCCTCAGAATACATTTCCCATCACTTGACCAACTTGACGTTCGGGAATCATCCCGAAAACGGTTGGAGCTTCGCGCACGGTGCGCAGGAAGCGGCAGAGATGGGTTTCTGGGCGATCAACGTCGATACAATGCTGTGGTCCGTGGGGCTGGGCCTGCTGTTTATATGGTTCTTCCGCAAGGTGGCCAAAAGTATGACAGCCGGTGTTCCTGGGGGGGCGCAGAACTTCGTTGAAACTCTGATCGAGTTCATCGATGAGAACGTTAAAAGCATCTTTCACCACAAGAATGCCGTAATTGCCCCACTGGCACTGACCATCTTCGTCTGGATTTTCCTGATGAACCTGATGGACCTGGTGCCGGTTGACTGGGTGCCTTACATCTTTGCGCAGATGGGTGTTGAGTACATGAAAATTGTACCGACCACTGACGTGAACGCTACCGGCGGCATGGCATTGAGCGTGTTTGCCCTGATTGTTTACTACAGCATCAAGCAGAAAGGTGTGAGCGGGTTCCTGGCTGAGCTTTCATTCCAGCCGCTGCCGAAAATATTTGCTCCGTTCAACCTGTTCCTTGAGCTGGTTGGTCTGCTTGCCAAACCGGTGTCGCTGGCACTGCGACTGTTCGGCAACATGTACGCGGGCGAAATGATCTTCATCCTGATCGCGCTGCTGCCGTTTTGGGCGCAGTGGGTGCTGTCTGTACCCTGGGCGATCTTCCATATCCTGGTTATTACTCTGCAGGCGTTCATCTTCATGGTGCTGACAATTGTGTACCTCGCCATGGCGCATGATGATCACTGA
- a CDS encoding ATP synthase subunit I produces the protein MRKSTAEQVPKAAVSVRDRRSIKGFKRIFLQQAVLILSVSVACLLLGVTQAYSALLGGLLYLIPNLYFAWRALSSQDADNAHRIVIRMYASEIGKMMLAVALFSATFMLVQPLSPFPLFGTFILLQLSGWILQLKQCRHSS, from the coding sequence TTGAGGAAGAGTACAGCGGAGCAAGTCCCAAAAGCGGCTGTCAGTGTACGTGACAGGCGCAGCATCAAGGGATTCAAGCGAATCTTCCTGCAACAGGCCGTGTTGATACTCAGTGTATCTGTGGCCTGTTTGTTGCTCGGGGTGACACAAGCATATTCGGCCCTGCTGGGTGGTCTGCTTTACCTGATTCCGAATCTGTATTTTGCCTGGCGGGCACTTTCCAGCCAGGACGCCGATAACGCCCATCGCATCGTGATTCGTATGTATGCGAGCGAAATAGGGAAAATGATGCTGGCGGTTGCGCTGTTCAGTGCAACCTTCATGCTGGTTCAGCCTTTGAGCCCATTTCCCCTATTTGGCACCTTCATACTGCTGCAGCTATCCGGATGGATACTGCAGCTGAAGCAGTGCAGACACAGTTCCTGA
- a CDS encoding ParB/RepB/Spo0J family partition protein: protein MVAKKRGLGRGLDALLSDVAAEDSPYAEQTEARQAADKQGDLRQMPLDDIQRGRYQPRRDLEPQALEELANSIRAQGVMQPIVVRPVAEGRYEIIAGERRWRAAQMAGLSTIPVIIRDVPDEAAIAMALIENIQRENLNPIEEAIALHRLQTEFELTQQQVADAVGKSRSTITNLLRLMNLTDEVKKMLEYGDIEMGHARALLALEGLVQIKAADEVVTRGLSVRETELLVKRFQQPADAEEKPSKQPDEQLQQLAGELSQRFSVPVKINATASGKGKISINFKSRDELDAILQLIG, encoded by the coding sequence ATGGTAGCGAAAAAACGGGGACTGGGGCGCGGGCTGGATGCGTTGCTGTCTGATGTGGCGGCAGAAGACTCACCTTACGCGGAACAGACCGAGGCACGTCAGGCCGCAGACAAGCAGGGTGACTTGCGACAGATGCCACTGGATGACATCCAGCGTGGTCGTTATCAGCCACGGCGTGATCTAGAACCGCAGGCATTGGAAGAGCTGGCAAACTCGATTCGTGCCCAGGGCGTCATGCAGCCGATTGTGGTCCGACCGGTAGCGGAGGGACGTTACGAAATCATCGCAGGTGAGAGGCGCTGGCGAGCGGCACAGATGGCGGGATTGAGCACAATTCCGGTGATTATCCGCGATGTGCCCGATGAAGCAGCCATCGCCATGGCCCTGATTGAAAACATTCAGCGTGAAAATCTCAACCCAATCGAGGAAGCGATCGCGCTGCATCGTCTGCAGACCGAGTTTGAGCTGACCCAGCAGCAGGTCGCTGATGCCGTTGGCAAGTCCCGCTCCACGATTACCAACTTGCTCCGGTTGATGAATTTGACTGATGAGGTCAAAAAAATGCTGGAGTATGGCGATATCGAAATGGGCCATGCGAGGGCATTGCTGGCCCTGGAAGGGCTGGTTCAGATCAAGGCGGCAGATGAGGTCGTCACCAGAGGGCTTTCGGTACGCGAAACCGAGTTGTTGGTGAAGCGTTTTCAGCAACCCGCTGATGCCGAAGAAAAGCCGTCAAAGCAGCCAGACGAACAGCTGCAGCAGCTTGCAGGAGAGCTGTCTCAGCGTTTTTCTGTACCAGTCAAGATCAATGCGACGGCAAGCGGCAAGGGCAAGATTTCAATAAATTTCAAGTCGCGTGATGAACTCGATGCAATCCTGCAGCTGATTGGCTGA
- a CDS encoding ParA family protein, which yields MAKIITITNQKGGVGKTTTCVNLAASLAATRKRVLMIDLDPQGNATMGSGIDKHQLEHSVYELLTDQTDAANAIIKDTLCGYHLIGANGDLTAAEVELLQLPRREFRLKMALMPVMDDYDFILIDNPPSLNLLTVNALAASSGVIIPMQCEYYALEGISALVGTINKINQRLNPELKIEGILRTMYDPRMSLTKDVSTHLVEYFGDKVYRTVIPRNVRLAEAPSHGLPALQYDKSSRGALAYLALAGELIRRTDRERTAEAVVTTEQEAE from the coding sequence GTGGCCAAGATCATCACAATCACCAATCAGAAGGGTGGTGTGGGTAAAACCACCACCTGCGTCAACCTGGCGGCATCTCTTGCCGCGACCCGCAAACGGGTACTGATGATCGACCTGGACCCCCAGGGGAATGCCACCATGGGCAGCGGCATCGACAAGCATCAACTGGAACATTCGGTGTATGAGCTCCTGACAGATCAGACCGATGCCGCCAATGCGATCATCAAGGATACCCTGTGCGGCTATCATCTGATCGGTGCCAATGGCGACCTGACGGCTGCCGAGGTTGAGCTGCTGCAGCTCCCGCGGCGTGAATTCCGGCTCAAGATGGCACTGATGCCGGTGATGGATGACTATGACTTCATCCTGATCGACAACCCGCCGTCACTCAATCTGCTGACGGTCAACGCACTGGCGGCATCATCCGGTGTGATCATTCCTATGCAGTGTGAGTACTATGCACTGGAGGGAATCAGTGCACTGGTCGGGACCATCAACAAGATCAATCAGCGCCTGAATCCGGAGCTGAAGATCGAGGGCATACTGCGCACCATGTACGATCCGCGCATGAGCCTGACGAAGGATGTATCCACTCACTTGGTGGAGTATTTCGGGGATAAGGTCTATCGCACGGTGATCCCCCGTAATGTGCGTCTGGCTGAAGCGCCAAGCCATGGTCTGCCGGCACTGCAGTATGACAAGAGCTCCCGCGGGGCTCTGGCCTATCTGGCTCTGGCTGGTGAATTGATTCGCCGTACGGATCGGGAACGCACCGCAGAGGCGGTGGTGACAACGGAACAGGAAGCTGAATGA
- the rsmG gene encoding 16S rRNA (guanine(527)-N(7))-methyltransferase RsmG, giving the protein MDRYRHTLEQALKQLKLDLNETQVERLLAYHQLLVKWNKAYNLTAVRDPQEMISRHLVDSLSILPWIGSGRLLDVGSGPGLPGIPLAICRPDLDVTTLDSNGKKTRFQQQVRIELGLDNLTVINGRVEQVEAAPFDMIVSRAFASISDMLTLSGHLAAPSGVFLAMKGLYPEAELEQIPAGFSLQDVHRLNLPDTDGERHLLILGRI; this is encoded by the coding sequence ATGGATCGGTATCGCCACACGCTCGAGCAGGCGCTGAAACAACTGAAACTCGACCTCAACGAAACACAAGTCGAGCGCCTGCTGGCCTATCATCAATTGCTGGTGAAGTGGAACAAGGCATACAACCTGACCGCTGTGCGTGATCCGCAGGAGATGATCAGCCGTCACCTGGTGGACAGCTTGAGCATTCTGCCCTGGATTGGCTCGGGACGTCTGCTTGATGTGGGCAGTGGCCCCGGTCTGCCCGGTATTCCGCTGGCGATCTGCCGTCCCGATCTTGATGTCACCACACTGGACAGTAACGGCAAGAAGACTCGGTTTCAGCAGCAGGTGCGAATCGAGTTGGGGCTGGATAATCTGACCGTTATCAACGGTCGAGTGGAACAGGTAGAGGCAGCCCCTTTCGACATGATAGTTTCACGCGCCTTTGCTTCCATTTCTGACATGCTGACACTCAGCGGTCATTTGGCCGCGCCAAGTGGAGTGTTTCTGGCGATGAAAGGACTGTATCCTGAAGCCGAACTCGAACAGATACCGGCAGGGTTTTCATTGCAGGACGTACACCGGCTTAACCTGCCGGATACCGATGGCGAGCGACACCTGCTGATCCTTGGGAGAATCTGA